Proteins co-encoded in one Opitutus terrae PB90-1 genomic window:
- the infB gene encoding translation initiation factor IF-2, which yields MSLRIHELAKRHNMEGKDMLALLKERGYVSAETKSVSSTVANIYVEEIEKEFATKVAAAATAAPAEPAVVKEPEDETPHVRSPHGAFVKTKDDVDREKAAAAAAKAAALKPAVAPAPVATPPPLPPRHVAPASAPSAPRPVTIPTAPPRVAPPPPPAAKAPPAPPPLPPPRVVAAAPVSTPPPVGVPAPVSAPPVIHPVMKAPAPVAPPPVAPIAPRHFGAPPVLPPLPGVSPAPIAPPTPTAAAPAAVPPGEFKTIHLKPPIVVRDFATALGLKPFRLISELNQAGGFASMNSNIDEAIATKVAEKHGFLLEIKHRGEPGVQQQAQKKEKQVEEDESKFLVSRPPVVCILGHVDHGKTSLLDAIRKANVAAGEAGGITQHIGAYQIEYQGRKITFLDTPGHAAFSKMRARGANVTDIAVLVVAADDGFMPQTDEALKHAQNAKVALVVAVNKMDVKGANLDQVKAQMQQRNIAPEDWGGETITVPVAATKGQGIDSLIEMILLQADVLELKANPKAEASGVVIESQVDVGRGPLATVIVQRGTLRVGDALVCGACYARVRAMFNDQGENVKEATPAAPVRVIGWSGTPESGAIFKAVKNAREAEKLAEEEQLRLRKAATASDATPKEVSVEQLFANIAATQAKVLKLIIKTDVFGSAEAVRTVLEGIKSTKVSLELVSAEVGLVTKNDVLMASAAGATVIGFNTKLENGVTPLAKHHSVRVETFSIIYELADRVKEMMADLLEPDIKEIKTGAAEVRQVFPLAKGFVAGCLVTEGKITRNASARLRRGRELVHEGKIATLKRFKDDANEVRAGLECGIKLDDFNGYQAGDVIEVFEIQKVRASL from the coding sequence ATGAGCCTCCGCATTCACGAACTCGCCAAACGACACAACATGGAGGGCAAGGACATGCTGGCCTTGCTGAAGGAGCGAGGCTACGTCTCTGCGGAAACCAAATCGGTCTCGAGCACCGTCGCGAACATCTACGTGGAGGAGATCGAAAAGGAATTTGCGACGAAAGTCGCGGCGGCTGCGACTGCTGCACCGGCTGAGCCCGCGGTGGTGAAAGAGCCCGAGGACGAGACGCCGCACGTGCGCTCGCCGCATGGCGCCTTCGTGAAGACGAAGGATGACGTCGATCGCGAGAAAGCCGCCGCCGCGGCCGCGAAAGCCGCCGCGCTCAAACCGGCCGTTGCGCCCGCTCCGGTGGCCACGCCGCCGCCGTTGCCGCCGCGCCATGTGGCGCCGGCGTCCGCGCCCTCGGCGCCCCGGCCCGTCACCATTCCAACCGCGCCCCCGCGCGTGGCTCCGCCGCCGCCGCCAGCAGCGAAGGCTCCGCCCGCTCCGCCGCCGCTGCCGCCGCCACGGGTGGTCGCTGCGGCGCCCGTATCCACTCCGCCGCCGGTGGGCGTGCCGGCTCCCGTTTCCGCGCCGCCGGTGATTCACCCGGTCATGAAAGCGCCGGCCCCGGTTGCACCGCCGCCAGTGGCGCCGATTGCCCCCCGCCATTTTGGGGCCCCGCCGGTCCTGCCGCCGTTGCCTGGAGTTTCTCCCGCACCGATCGCTCCCCCGACGCCGACTGCTGCGGCTCCGGCCGCGGTTCCTCCGGGTGAGTTCAAGACCATCCATCTCAAACCGCCGATCGTGGTGCGCGATTTCGCGACCGCGCTGGGGCTGAAGCCGTTCCGGCTGATTTCCGAGCTCAATCAGGCCGGCGGTTTCGCGTCGATGAATTCCAACATCGACGAGGCGATCGCGACGAAGGTGGCCGAAAAACACGGCTTCCTGCTTGAGATCAAGCACCGCGGCGAACCCGGCGTTCAGCAGCAGGCGCAGAAGAAGGAGAAGCAGGTCGAGGAGGATGAATCCAAATTCCTCGTCTCGCGGCCGCCGGTCGTGTGCATCCTCGGCCACGTCGACCACGGCAAGACTTCGCTGCTGGACGCGATCCGCAAGGCGAACGTCGCCGCCGGGGAGGCGGGCGGTATCACGCAACACATCGGCGCGTATCAGATCGAATACCAAGGGCGCAAAATCACTTTTCTGGACACCCCCGGTCACGCCGCCTTCTCGAAGATGCGGGCGCGCGGAGCGAACGTCACCGATATCGCCGTGCTCGTCGTGGCGGCGGACGATGGCTTCATGCCGCAGACTGACGAGGCGCTGAAGCATGCGCAGAACGCGAAGGTCGCGCTGGTCGTCGCCGTCAACAAGATGGACGTGAAGGGCGCGAACCTCGACCAGGTGAAGGCACAGATGCAGCAGCGCAATATCGCGCCGGAAGACTGGGGTGGTGAAACCATCACCGTGCCGGTCGCTGCGACCAAGGGCCAGGGCATCGACAGCCTGATTGAGATGATCCTGCTCCAGGCGGACGTGCTCGAACTCAAGGCCAACCCGAAGGCTGAAGCCAGCGGCGTGGTGATCGAGTCGCAGGTCGACGTGGGCCGCGGGCCGTTGGCCACGGTGATCGTCCAGCGCGGCACGCTGCGCGTCGGTGATGCGCTGGTGTGCGGCGCGTGTTACGCGCGCGTGCGCGCCATGTTCAACGACCAGGGCGAAAACGTGAAGGAAGCGACTCCCGCCGCGCCGGTGCGCGTGATCGGTTGGTCCGGCACGCCCGAAAGCGGCGCGATCTTCAAGGCGGTGAAGAACGCCCGCGAGGCGGAGAAGCTCGCCGAGGAAGAGCAGCTGCGGCTGCGCAAGGCCGCGACGGCCAGCGACGCCACGCCCAAGGAAGTCTCGGTCGAGCAGCTGTTCGCCAACATCGCGGCGACGCAGGCCAAGGTGCTCAAGCTCATCATCAAGACCGACGTGTTCGGGTCAGCCGAAGCGGTGCGCACCGTGCTGGAAGGCATCAAGAGCACGAAGGTCTCGCTGGAGCTGGTCTCGGCCGAAGTCGGCTTGGTGACCAAGAACGACGTCCTGATGGCGAGCGCGGCGGGCGCGACGGTCATCGGCTTCAACACGAAGCTCGAGAACGGCGTCACCCCGCTGGCCAAGCACCATAGCGTGCGCGTCGAGACGTTCTCGATCATTTACGAACTCGCCGATCGGGTGAAGGAGATGATGGCCGACCTGCTCGAGCCGGACATCAAGGAGATCAAGACAGGCGCGGCGGAAGTGCGGCAGGTGTTCCCGCTGGCCAAGGGCTTCGTCGCCGGCTGCCTGGTCACCGAAGGCAAGATCACGCGCAATGCATCCGCCCGGCTGCGGCGCGGGCGCGAGCTGGTCCACGAGGGCAAGATCGCGACGCTCAAGCGCTTCAAGGACGACGCGAACGAAGTGCGCGCCGGGTTGGAGTGCGGCATCAAGCTCGACGATTTCAACGGCTACCAGGCGGGCGACGTCATCGAGGTCTTCGAGATCCAGAAGGTCCGCGCCTCGCTGTAA
- the nusA gene encoding transcription termination factor NusA produces the protein MSSEILSVLEYMEKEKGIPRADMIATIANALKTAAQKGVNSGQELKIEINAKNGQLHAWCLLKVVDSVSNPKTEIHVERAQALKPGAIIGEIIEKEIDPSTLGRIAAQTARQAVMQRLRQFEKDRIFDDFKDQVGNIVTGTVRRRERNDLYIDLGKAEAVMPAKEQVPGEEYQPGERIRCLLLNIESTPRGPEIILTRGSPKFVRRLFELEVTEIADGTVKIEAFAREPGYRTKIAVISTDPKVDPVGACVGARGARVKTIVRELNGEKIDIIRYFASPREMIIEAMKPAVPREITLDEKNHRILLKVATDDLAIAIGRKGQNARLTSRLIGWRLDIEEFRAVGDDPRGNAIASLVKAFALDATVAGRLVDMGINSPAAFEGVEANDLVDAGFTEAEATDIIGRVTTH, from the coding sequence ATGAGCAGCGAAATTCTTTCCGTCCTGGAATACATGGAAAAGGAGAAAGGGATCCCGCGCGCGGACATGATCGCGACCATCGCGAATGCCCTGAAGACCGCGGCGCAAAAGGGTGTGAATTCCGGTCAGGAACTGAAGATCGAAATCAACGCGAAAAACGGCCAGCTGCATGCCTGGTGCCTGCTCAAGGTGGTGGACTCAGTGAGCAACCCGAAGACGGAAATCCATGTCGAACGTGCGCAGGCGCTGAAGCCCGGAGCGATTATCGGCGAAATCATCGAAAAGGAAATCGATCCTTCGACGCTCGGCCGGATTGCGGCGCAGACCGCGCGGCAGGCGGTCATGCAGCGGCTGCGTCAGTTCGAGAAGGATCGGATCTTCGATGACTTCAAGGATCAGGTCGGGAACATCGTCACGGGTACGGTGCGCCGGCGCGAGCGGAACGATCTCTACATCGATTTGGGCAAGGCCGAGGCCGTGATGCCGGCCAAGGAGCAGGTCCCCGGTGAGGAGTACCAACCGGGCGAACGCATTCGCTGCTTGTTGCTCAACATCGAGAGTACGCCGCGCGGTCCGGAGATCATCCTTACGCGGGGCAGCCCGAAGTTCGTGCGGCGGCTGTTCGAGCTGGAGGTCACCGAGATCGCCGACGGCACCGTGAAGATCGAGGCGTTCGCCCGCGAACCGGGCTACCGCACGAAGATCGCCGTCATCAGCACGGACCCGAAGGTCGATCCCGTCGGCGCTTGCGTCGGCGCCCGTGGTGCGCGCGTGAAGACGATCGTGCGCGAACTGAACGGCGAGAAGATCGACATCATCCGCTACTTTGCCAGCCCGCGCGAAATGATCATCGAGGCGATGAAGCCGGCGGTGCCGCGCGAGATCACGCTCGATGAGAAGAACCACCGCATTTTGCTGAAGGTGGCGACCGACGATCTGGCGATCGCGATCGGCCGCAAGGGCCAGAACGCGCGGCTGACATCGCGGCTCATCGGCTGGCGGCTTGACATCGAGGAGTTCCGTGCCGTTGGTGACGATCCGCGCGGCAATGCCATTGCCTCGCTGGTGAAAGCCTTTGCGCTCGATGCAACGGTGGCCGGCCGGTTGGTCGACATGGGCATCAACTCACCGGCGGCGTTCGAAGGTGTCGAAGCCAACGATCTCGTGGATGCGGGATTCACCGAGGCGGAAGCCACCGACATCATTGGGCGCGTGACGACGCATTGA
- a CDS encoding helix-hairpin-helix domain-containing protein has translation MTKHEIADVLNEIALLLELKGENPFKIRAYQSGARVIESLEQPELERLLAANELLTVKGIGEALAKKIAELHTTGKLEFLEKLRATIAPGLVELLQIPGVGPKKIKVLHEQLGVVDIASLAAACADGRVAALAGFGAKTQEKIVAGIKNREAYGRRHLWWEAWQVAQPIVAGLRALPQVKRAEAAGSLRRGLETVGDLDFIVSATEIEPVVSWFVGLSDVQEVTARGETKTSVRFVTGLQADLRLVPDEQFIFALHHFTGSKDHNVQMRQRALARGLTLSEWGLEPVTAATSESSASPSSSLTAAAGAGEAAAPRARRPKRAGAPADAASGDPARGSVATEADLFARLGLHFIPPELREGMGEIEAAEHGELPTLVDLPDLRGTFHCHTTASDGRNTLAEMATAAASAGWEYLGIADHSKSSFQANGLTEQRLLEQVEAIRVFNASGRCRTHVFAGTECDILPDGRLDFDEALLRKLDYVVASVHSTFALDEAAMTARIIRAIEHPCTTMLGHLTGRLLLRRDGYRVDAGKIIDAAIAHGVIIEINAAPKRLDMDWRHWRKATARGLLTSINPDAHETAELAYVRAGINTARKGWLTKAQVFNTRSLAEVKAAFLARRRAG, from the coding sequence TGAAAGGAATCGGCGAGGCGCTGGCCAAAAAGATCGCCGAGCTGCACACGACGGGAAAACTGGAATTTCTGGAGAAGCTGCGCGCCACGATCGCGCCTGGACTGGTCGAGCTGCTGCAGATCCCCGGGGTCGGCCCGAAGAAAATCAAGGTGCTGCACGAGCAACTCGGCGTCGTCGACATCGCCAGCCTCGCGGCGGCGTGTGCCGACGGTCGCGTCGCTGCGCTCGCCGGGTTCGGCGCCAAGACGCAGGAGAAGATCGTCGCCGGCATCAAAAACCGCGAAGCGTACGGCCGGCGCCATCTCTGGTGGGAAGCGTGGCAAGTGGCGCAGCCGATCGTCGCCGGACTGCGGGCGTTGCCCCAGGTGAAACGCGCCGAGGCGGCGGGCAGCCTGCGACGCGGGCTGGAGACCGTGGGGGATCTCGACTTCATCGTTTCTGCCACCGAAATCGAGCCGGTGGTGAGCTGGTTCGTAGGCCTGTCGGACGTGCAGGAGGTCACCGCGCGCGGCGAGACGAAGACCAGCGTGCGTTTCGTGACCGGGCTGCAGGCGGACCTTCGGCTGGTGCCGGACGAGCAGTTCATCTTCGCGCTGCATCACTTCACCGGATCCAAGGACCACAACGTACAGATGCGGCAGCGGGCGCTGGCGCGCGGGCTGACGTTGAGCGAGTGGGGGCTCGAGCCGGTGACGGCCGCGACATCCGAGAGCTCAGCCAGCCCATCGAGTTCGCTGACGGCGGCAGCGGGAGCTGGCGAGGCCGCGGCGCCGCGAGCCCGCCGGCCAAAGCGGGCGGGCGCACCTGCCGACGCGGCCTCAGGCGATCCGGCGCGCGGAAGCGTTGCGACGGAGGCGGACCTGTTCGCCCGTCTCGGACTTCATTTTATCCCCCCCGAGTTGCGCGAAGGTATGGGCGAAATCGAAGCGGCGGAGCACGGCGAGTTGCCAACGTTGGTGGATTTGCCGGACCTCCGCGGGACGTTTCATTGCCACACGACGGCCTCGGATGGACGCAACACCCTCGCCGAAATGGCGACGGCCGCCGCCAGCGCGGGCTGGGAGTATCTCGGAATTGCCGACCATTCGAAATCCAGCTTTCAGGCAAACGGGTTGACCGAGCAGCGGCTCCTGGAACAGGTCGAGGCGATCCGGGTGTTCAACGCGTCCGGCCGCTGTCGCACGCATGTGTTTGCGGGCACCGAGTGCGACATCCTGCCGGACGGCCGGCTCGACTTTGACGAAGCGCTGCTGAGGAAGCTCGACTACGTCGTGGCCTCCGTGCACAGCACCTTTGCGCTCGACGAGGCGGCGATGACTGCGCGGATCATCCGGGCGATCGAACATCCGTGCACGACGATGCTGGGGCATCTGACGGGCCGGCTGCTGTTGCGCCGCGACGGCTACCGCGTGGACGCGGGCAAAATCATCGACGCGGCGATTGCGCACGGCGTGATCATCGAGATCAATGCCGCGCCCAAGCGGCTCGACATGGATTGGCGGCACTGGCGCAAGGCCACGGCCCGAGGACTGCTGACGTCGATCAACCCCGACGCCCATGAAACGGCGGAGCTGGCCTACGTGCGGGCGGGCATCAATACGGCCCGCAAGGGCTGGCTGACGAAAGCTCAGGTCTTCAACACGCGTTCGCTGGCGGAAGTGAAAGCGGCATTTCTGGCTCGGCGACGGGCTGGCTGA
- the rbfA gene encoding 30S ribosome-binding factor RbfA: MSNRTLRVNELIQRELSEILRKRYQSEATAITITELRVAPDLRDARVFVSIVGSAEEQDEKLRWLRAHAGELRYEVGRRIVLKYLPKFEYVLDHSPEKSARILQVLDEIDRQTPPRPEAEND; the protein is encoded by the coding sequence ATGTCGAACCGCACTCTCCGCGTCAACGAGCTGATTCAGCGCGAGCTGAGCGAGATCCTGCGCAAGCGTTACCAAAGCGAGGCGACGGCGATTACGATCACCGAACTGCGGGTCGCGCCCGATCTGCGGGACGCGCGCGTTTTCGTTTCGATCGTGGGCAGCGCCGAGGAGCAGGACGAGAAACTGCGCTGGCTGCGGGCGCATGCGGGTGAGCTGCGTTACGAGGTCGGCCGCCGGATCGTGCTGAAATACCTGCCCAAGTTCGAGTACGTGCTTGATCACTCGCCCGAGAAAAGCGCCCGCATCCTGCAGGTGCTCGACGAGATCGACCGGCAGACGCCACCGCGGCCGGAGGCCGAGAACGACTGA
- the truB gene encoding tRNA pseudouridine(55) synthase TruB: protein MIQPRKELDGVLLVDKPTAHTSHDVVARLRRKLNMKRIGHAGTLDPMATGLMILLIGKATTISQYLTSLDKEYEGTIELGKVTDSQDADGEVLSTLPVPPFTEAEIRAAMAGFMGDQYQTPPMYSAIKVDGVPLYKTARKGGEVEREPRFIRVSSFELTRFALPQFDFRLRCTKGTYVRTIAHDLGQRLGCGAHLAALRRTATDKFKLADALTLDAIEALPLPEIEKRLIPVYQAAPSIVG from the coding sequence ATGATCCAGCCGCGGAAGGAACTCGATGGCGTCCTGCTCGTTGACAAGCCGACGGCACACACCTCGCACGACGTCGTGGCGCGACTGCGGCGCAAGCTGAACATGAAGCGGATCGGCCACGCCGGCACGCTCGACCCCATGGCCACGGGGCTGATGATCCTGCTCATCGGCAAGGCGACCACGATTTCCCAGTACCTCACCAGCCTCGACAAGGAATACGAAGGCACGATCGAGCTCGGCAAGGTGACGGACTCGCAGGACGCGGACGGCGAGGTATTGTCAACGCTGCCGGTGCCGCCGTTCACCGAGGCGGAGATTCGCGCCGCGATGGCGGGTTTTATGGGCGACCAGTATCAGACGCCGCCGATGTATTCGGCGATCAAGGTCGACGGCGTGCCGCTCTACAAGACGGCGCGCAAAGGCGGCGAGGTGGAGCGCGAACCGCGGTTCATTCGCGTGAGCAGCTTCGAACTGACGCGCTTCGCGCTGCCGCAGTTTGATTTTCGGCTGCGCTGCACCAAGGGCACCTACGTGCGCACGATCGCCCATGACCTCGGCCAGCGGCTCGGTTGCGGGGCCCACCTCGCGGCGTTGCGTCGTACGGCCACCGACAAGTTCAAGCTGGCGGACGCGCTGACGCTGGACGCGATCGAGGCGTTGCCGTTGCCCGAAATCGAAAAGCGGCTGATCCCCGTTTACCAGGCGGCGCCGAGCATCGTCGGTTGA
- a CDS encoding prohibitin family protein produces the protein MLVLAAAQATYVVQPGFRGVEVTLGKVSEQFKPEGFGTKAPFVTSVVPVPVRQITRQLDAESYSSDLQQVDVSMRILYRIPEGSVVRIFKEYAGDPFEALIAPRVHEALKEVTALQSAEQIVKKREEIKVKTLATTREKIGSLLNVEDIVLENITLSKELEAAIESKMVQEQEAAKARFTQQKAQIEADTAIIRAKGEAEAIRVRAEAIRDNPGLIQLQIVEKWDGKAPLVIGGGSAEGGNSANILLPLGLPATPSAPARR, from the coding sequence GTGCTCGTCCTCGCGGCGGCACAGGCCACGTATGTGGTCCAACCCGGTTTCCGCGGCGTGGAAGTGACGCTCGGAAAAGTCAGCGAACAGTTCAAGCCCGAGGGCTTCGGCACCAAGGCGCCGTTCGTCACCAGCGTCGTGCCCGTGCCGGTCCGCCAGATCACGCGCCAGCTCGACGCGGAGAGCTATTCCTCGGACCTGCAGCAGGTGGACGTTTCCATGCGCATCCTCTACCGGATTCCGGAGGGTTCGGTGGTGCGAATCTTCAAGGAATATGCCGGCGACCCCTTCGAGGCCCTCATTGCCCCGCGCGTGCACGAGGCGCTGAAGGAGGTCACCGCCTTGCAGAGTGCCGAGCAAATCGTGAAGAAACGCGAAGAGATCAAGGTGAAGACGCTGGCCACCACGCGGGAAAAGATCGGGTCCTTGTTGAACGTGGAGGACATCGTCCTGGAAAACATCACCCTCTCGAAGGAGCTCGAGGCCGCCATCGAATCCAAGATGGTACAGGAACAGGAAGCCGCGAAGGCCCGCTTCACCCAGCAGAAAGCGCAGATCGAAGCCGACACCGCCATCATTCGCGCCAAGGGCGAGGCCGAGGCGATCCGCGTGCGCGCCGAAGCGATCCGCGACAACCCCGGTTTGATTCAGCTGCAGATCGTCGAGAAATGGGACGGCAAAGCGCCGCTCGTCATCGGCGGTGGATCCGCCGAGGGCGGCAACAGCGCCAACATTCTCCTGCCGCTCGGGCTGCCCGCGACGCCCTCGGCTCCCGCCCGGCGCTGA
- a CDS encoding DUF2851 family protein gives MNGSATAPVGNERHEAVAELQGLYGPFAFPEKLLQKIWLRGDFDRARAALSNGQRLTIVQTGRWNLLGGPDFRQARIRIGDGAETTGDVELHLHASDWIAHRHAEDPAYDDVMLHVVLFPPPAGHLTQGKRGEIPVLALLPLLYHDLEEYAAEEALETLANRPVSQIIELLGALPLGDRTTLLARHADERWRQKVHFARLRIQRLGWDDACHHLALEILGYRFNRAPMLRVATAHPLEEWAKPELAAETVYAAERAGWSLQGLRPANHPRRRLAQYAGWVQARPDWPTRLASLAQSLPAVVPGTPTAEVRWAFRLTGLRAAWQETVCANGVGGTRFDNLVCDGFLPMLAAGSELRSEPSGAVALRARQLWQHWFVGDLPPFLLRALRQIEVFSGRNQPACHGLAQGLLGWLIERERAEANSAGRGA, from the coding sequence ATGAACGGTTCCGCAACAGCTCCGGTGGGGAATGAACGGCACGAGGCCGTCGCCGAGTTGCAGGGCCTCTATGGGCCGTTCGCGTTTCCGGAGAAGCTGCTCCAGAAAATCTGGCTCCGGGGCGATTTCGACCGCGCCCGAGCGGCGCTGAGCAACGGCCAGCGGCTCACGATCGTTCAGACGGGGCGATGGAATCTGCTCGGCGGCCCCGATTTTCGGCAGGCGCGAATCCGGATCGGCGACGGGGCGGAGACCACGGGCGACGTTGAACTCCATCTGCACGCGTCCGACTGGATCGCGCACCGGCACGCGGAGGATCCGGCCTACGATGACGTGATGCTGCACGTCGTCCTTTTCCCGCCGCCCGCCGGCCATCTGACGCAGGGCAAGCGCGGCGAGATTCCCGTGCTCGCGTTGTTGCCCTTGCTCTATCACGACCTCGAAGAGTACGCGGCGGAGGAGGCGCTCGAGACCCTGGCGAACCGCCCGGTTTCGCAGATCATCGAGCTGCTGGGCGCGTTGCCGCTCGGCGATCGCACGACGTTGCTGGCGCGGCACGCCGACGAACGCTGGCGCCAGAAAGTGCATTTCGCGCGGCTCCGGATCCAGCGACTGGGGTGGGACGATGCCTGTCACCACCTCGCGCTCGAGATCCTCGGCTACCGGTTCAATCGTGCGCCCATGTTGCGCGTGGCCACGGCGCACCCGCTCGAGGAATGGGCGAAACCGGAACTTGCGGCGGAGACGGTGTATGCCGCCGAACGCGCGGGTTGGAGCCTGCAAGGCCTGCGGCCGGCCAATCATCCGCGCCGCCGGCTGGCGCAGTATGCGGGCTGGGTACAGGCGCGGCCGGACTGGCCCACACGATTGGCGAGCCTGGCCCAAAGCCTCCCCGCCGTGGTGCCGGGGACGCCCACGGCGGAGGTGCGCTGGGCTTTCCGGCTTACGGGCTTGCGCGCGGCATGGCAGGAGACGGTTTGTGCGAATGGGGTTGGCGGCACCCGCTTCGACAACTTGGTGTGCGACGGATTCCTGCCGATGCTGGCGGCGGGGTCGGAGTTGCGGAGCGAGCCATCTGGGGCGGTGGCGCTCCGAGCGCGGCAGCTTTGGCAGCACTGGTTTGTGGGCGATTTGCCGCCGTTTCTGCTCCGCGCTTTGCGGCAGATCGAGGTCTTCTCCGGGCGCAATCAGCCGGCATGTCACGGCTTGGCGCAAGGCCTGTTGGGCTGGCTGATCGAACGCGAGCGGGCCGAGGCAAATTCGGCCGGGCGTGGGGCTTGA
- a CDS encoding DHH family phosphoesterase: MEKFYPEFSARFAQFLEHIRGRRIAIVGHARPDGDCIGSQVALARVLGTLGHEVLCVNPDLVPRRLQFLVPGMRFARTDEMLADRTDYTAIFVDCADHARAGERLKGRFPVVTGNIDHHLSSAGFAEWNFVDVHSAATAEVLAGMFFDNGLTVDAQTAQGLYTGILTDTGQFRFTSTTRRTFLLAAELMARGAKPTEAGFELYERETTGKLQLLERFLASLRMECGGRVCVGTLPNGIFEATGSTAEDTEGLVDYARCIDGVDVGVLIEERPDGAMKASLRAKNPAFRLDRVAAQFGGGGHACAAGLNYKGGAAGFREKLVAAIAAQIAAVDTPEEKK, from the coding sequence GTGGAAAAGTTTTATCCCGAGTTCTCCGCGCGGTTCGCGCAATTTCTTGAGCACATCCGCGGCCGGCGGATCGCGATTGTCGGGCATGCCCGGCCGGACGGCGACTGCATCGGTTCGCAGGTGGCACTGGCGCGGGTGCTGGGGACGCTCGGCCACGAGGTGCTCTGCGTGAATCCCGATCTCGTGCCGCGTCGGCTGCAGTTTCTTGTGCCGGGGATGCGGTTCGCACGCACCGACGAGATGCTGGCGGATCGCACCGACTACACCGCGATCTTTGTCGACTGCGCGGATCACGCGCGGGCGGGGGAGCGTTTGAAGGGACGGTTTCCGGTGGTGACCGGCAACATCGATCATCATCTCTCCAGCGCCGGGTTTGCCGAGTGGAATTTCGTGGATGTTCACTCGGCGGCGACGGCGGAGGTGTTGGCGGGGATGTTTTTCGACAATGGACTGACCGTCGACGCCCAGACCGCGCAGGGGCTCTACACGGGTATTCTGACCGACACCGGCCAGTTCCGGTTCACCTCAACCACGCGCCGCACGTTTCTGCTCGCGGCGGAATTGATGGCACGCGGTGCGAAGCCGACCGAAGCCGGGTTCGAACTCTACGAGCGTGAGACCACGGGCAAGCTGCAACTGCTCGAGCGGTTTCTCGCCTCGTTGCGCATGGAATGTGGCGGCCGGGTCTGCGTCGGCACGTTGCCCAACGGCATCTTTGAGGCGACCGGCTCGACCGCCGAGGACACCGAAGGGCTCGTCGACTATGCGCGCTGCATCGACGGCGTGGACGTGGGCGTATTGATCGAAGAGCGGCCGGATGGCGCGATGAAAGCCAGCCTGCGGGCGAAGAACCCCGCGTTCCGGCTCGACCGGGTGGCGGCGCAATTTGGCGGCGGCGGCCATGCGTGCGCGGCCGGACTAAACTACAAGGGGGGTGCGGCCGGATTCCGCGAAAAACTCGTGGCGGCGATCGCCGCGCAGATCGCGGCCGTGGACACACCGGAGGAGAAGAAATGA